Within the Trachemys scripta elegans isolate TJP31775 chromosome 4, CAS_Tse_1.0, whole genome shotgun sequence genome, the region GGATGTCTGCAAAGCATTTAACTTTATGGAAACTGAGTTTATAGGATGTGCACTTTGATCGTAAGGAACTAACACTAAAAACCCGCATTTGGCCTGtaccagctgatttgggcttaggggctatttaattgcagtgtagatgtctagTCTTGAGCtcgagcccaggctctaggaccctgtgacgTGGGAGGGTCCGAGTGCTcaggctgtagcctgagcccagaaatctacagtcctgcagccctgggagcctgagtcagctgggaTGGACCAGCTGTGGGCTTttagttgtagtgtagacatacctgcaaTTAATGAAAGATTTGTAGTAGTTAGTATGGCACTTGCCCCTAGGGAGCTAGTTTTCTTGATCAGAAGCTATTTAACTCAGAGCTCTCAAACTTATGTATATACCCTGAACCAGAACCATTTGTCTGAAGGCATTTATAACTTCTGCAAGCATTTTGAGGAATTTAGTTGTGAACCAAAGTTTTAGTGATACAGAGCCTAGGAACCATGTAAAGTCTCAGTTGGGATGAAATTCTGACCCGAGGTCAACTTGAAacctgctgttgacttcagtaaggccaggatttcaccccggtATGCGGTTCCAGTTCATTGAACCATTTTGCTTGAATTAAATAAGTTTGAACTCTTTAGGCTACACCTGCTAAGCCTGTGTGTTTGCCCAGACCAACTTTTAagctcccagagcttgcacttttgaaatttttgtggTGATCGGCTCTGAAATTAACCACCCAACATCCTAAGATTGTCTTCTGTACTGGTTCTTATTGAAAGCAAATACAGAGGTTTCTAAACCCAAACCAGTTTGATGTGATGTTAAACAGTGGAAAAGCAAACTCAAAGGCCTTCCCCAACTAAAGCATGACTTCCCCAAAATGTCTCCTGTGCCAAGAGACCACGTTAACCTTCAGCCTAAAAAGGGAAGTTGTGGGGTCAAAATCCAGCTTCTGATGGAAACTGTCTTAGTCATTGCTCCAACAGCAGGTCATGATTTTTAATCTTAACTTTAATAATTTTGATTATCTTCCAAGTGAAGAATGTtaattttgttacatttttaacTCAGGTCAAAGCTGCAGAGAAATGAGAACAGAGATATCAGTGAAGTTATTGCCCTGGGTGTTCCCAATCCTCGGACATCCAATGAGGTCCAGTATGACCAGAGACTTTTCAACCAGAGCAAGGTAAAGAAATGAGACCCCTTCACACTTGTGTTTATTTCTAAAACATGAATATTGGGCCAACTCATCCCTTTGTAGGGACAGTCCAGTGCAGGGAATTAGTGACCCCTTTCTGCTGGATGTACAGAGGAAAGCTTTGAAGGCAGACAGACATGTTGTAAGACTGAGCAGGAGCCACTTCAGCTAGCTGTTCTGATTCCCTTTCATTTAGTGCTGAGATACTAAAGTGATTGGATACTCTCTAAATACGTAGATGGATGACCCTCTGTGAGGGGAATGAAGGAACTTCATTTGAAACACTTTTCACCAAATCCATAAAGAAATAAGGGAAATGTGCTACTGAGACAAGGAGGCATATGGTAAAGACGTAGATTTAGAACAGGAAGTTAATAGTAGCTGGAAAGTGGCAGATTGCAACTCCATGTTTTACTGCTCATATTGAAAATGCTTCTCAAACAATTGTCACTTGCAGTAAGTTTTATTTAACTAGGTCCCAACTGTACTTTGAAATCAACACTATCACTGAAGTCTAGTTAATTGAAAGAACTGCACGTGCCCCTTTGTCCTCCTGTCAAgtgactttaaaataatttttcctatTTGTTCTCACTTCTTGTGAAAGAcccaggaagaagaaaaatttaCACAGCAGATGTTTGTAGCACTGAGAGTTCATGATCAGTAGACATATTGTACCACCCTGTAATTCACCAGCTTAATGTTACCTCACTGAGCTTTTGAAAACGCTCATATCCTACTCTGATTAGTACCTCACACATTATccattctcttctccttttcaGGGTATGGACAGCGGATTTGCTGGAGGAGAGGATGAAATTTACAATGTCTATGACCAGCCGTGGAGAAGCGGTAAAGACATGGCCCAGAACATCTACAGACCTAGTAAAAATGTGGACAAAGACATGTATGGAGATGACTTAGAGGCTCGAATAAAGACTAATAGGTAAGAAAACAGGAGAAACTCAGTCTCTTCCTGTGCCATTTAAAACAATCTGGATTGAACGTTATCTCTTCTGCTGCAGGTTTGTTCCAGATAAGGAATTTTCTGGCTCAGACCGTAGACAGAGGGGCAGAGAGGGACCCGTTCAATTTGAGGAAGATCCCTTCGGTCTGGACAAGTTCTTGGAGGAAGCTAAACAGCATGGGGGTTCTAAGAGGCCCTCTGACAGTAGCCGCCCTAAAGAACATGAGCATGAGGgcaagaagaggaggaaggagtgAATAGACTGACCTAATTGAGTACTAAAAATGGACTATAAACTAGGACTTCATGCTCATGACATTTTTAATCTATCAGCAGGAGTGTACAGTGGATGGTCATACATGAAGCAATTTAGCAGTTCTGTGCAGTATAGACAGATGTGCATAATGATTCTTTTAAGTTCTAACCAGGACAACCACCCATGGagaacaggggagggggaagattgtTTTGAACCATTCAGGGGCATATTATCTTTATGCAGGGCTTTAGCTATGCTCCTCCCCTCTGTCCCATCAGCACTCACAAGAACTCTGTCCCAGCCTCTCAGGGTAAGATATCCTTGCCTGGAGCtttagttttttgttgttttgtttaaactaGCAAAGCTTTTACTTAATACGATAGTTCTCCTTCTGTATATAGCTAACTCCCTGCTTAAGCTGTAATAAATGGAATTTGGGGGAGCTTGTAGGATAGAGTTCTTATGATTCACTGTTCCCCTCCCAGCTCAAATATAAACTATACAGCCGCAGCAGGCGGAAACAGCTGGATTCTGTTTTAAAGTCAAATACTCTCACCCTTCCCATCAGTAATGTTTATTTTAGACTTTCTTTACATGTTGGTGAAATAaagtctcctgctgctgctaactCATGTCAGCTGCTCCTTCATTTGCATACCGTCTTCCAAAACTTCTGGGTTTGTGCTCTTGAACCTGGAGCTGAAATAGTGAAAGCAGCTATTTAAACCACAATTGAAACTTCTATtcaacttcaacaggagataaCTGACATAATATCCTCCGTCCCCACTGATCTCCTTCTGGGACAGATGCTCTCAGAAGGTATTTTGCTCTGCTACACTTGCAGTTTCAGGAGCCATAAGTATAGATACTAGGTTCCCAACAAGAAAGTTAGAAATTGCTGCCCTGTGGGAGAAAAATCTTAATAGCTTCCCCAGAACTACATGTAAAACTAGTGGAAAGTAACTGTCTAGGATTAAATGGGATAAACTGCCTATGCACAGTCTTCTACAGGGAGGAAAAATGGTCACAGGAGGGAAAGGGTCCCAAACAATACTGACAAAAGGCCTTGTTCTGTAAGGAAATgagtccccgtccccccccgcccccgagaggATGGAGTAGTTGGGAGCAATCACTGACTTCAGGAGCCAGTGTCTTGTTATTCCTGTGACTGAGGCCACTAAAAGAGACAGCAAGTGGTTGGGCTCTACTGTCATCACTCTTCTGATACTTTGCTCTAAAGTTGTTGCATCAAACCTGGACAACTCAGTTGTCTGACTCTAGCATTATCCACACAAGTTTTGGGGCATTGAGACAATACATTCAATGTGGACATGAGGTAATATACTGAATTGCACAAGCAAGAAATGAAAAATTCAGGTGAGGGAGTATGCCTGCCCTTTGACACAAAACCTCAGGCTTCTTCTGAATCCTCATGTGCTGGATTTCCAGATAGCCTTAGTGGCCCAAACCACCACCTTCTAGCCCTTCTGTATTGGCTGGAAAGGCCTTGATTGATGGGGAGTGTCATCCAGATCTTTGACCATCAGTATAAATGTGTGCAATATGCTTTACATGAGACTACTTCaggtatggctacactacaattaaacacctgcagctggcttaTGCCAGCTGACTTTGGGTTCTGTCTACagagctgtttaactgcagtgtaaacgTTTGTACTAGAGCTTGGGTTCTAGGACCCTACCAGGGGAAACGATCCCAGAGCCTGAACTCCAGTCCAAGCATCTACACAGCCGTTAAACAGCTAtgtagcccaagccctgcacaCTCAAagtcgtgtgtgtgtgcatgtccaTCCCCATCCTTTAAGGCCACTCTTTAGTTGTGGTTATATGAATGACACCTGTgccagggctcccagccccatgcctgaccctgttcccagcccagggctgggattggGGCCAGGAGTAGAGCCACACCTGGCCACAGGCTCAGCCCCTCTACccctgtccacatctttcttccccccgccccctgaggcACAGCCCAGCTCACAGACAGGGTAAGGGGGGGGCCACAACcatcaaaagtttggggaccactgatataGACTGTCCCTAAGTTTATATAGCTGTGGGCTACATTCAAGGCTGTCTTGGACAGCCCTCTACTCctgaatttttcttccttttagtcCAACATGAGGGAAGTTTAATTTTCAAGAGACACTGCAGAATCTACTTAGTCACGCTATCTGAAAAAGAGGTTTGGGATAACATCAGAGAAAGTTCTTAGTAGTTATAGGTTGGAGTGTTACAGTTGTCAATTTTACATTACTTCTATTGTAGTGTTTAGATGGTTCATCCAACTTGTGTTGGGTGAGGCACACGGAACACACCTCAACAACCCTGGGCTACTCAAAAGAAGGTACGAGTTCagtttcttttataaaataaaatgttcatttaaaacaaGCTGTTACCTTGACACCTTCTAGGATGTGGGATTCCTTCTGTAATACATTGCGAAGGCCTTCTTCTGAAGAGTATCCAACCCAGCAAAAGCCTTTATGAAATCCTGTTTCTTTATCCTAGCCaccaaatacaaaataaaatgtagctCAATAGACTGACAAAGTACTACATATACATTGTTACAACACCCTCTTAAAGTTTTTCATGGTAAAGATCCTTAGTTCACTAGagaaaattaaatactttttttcagGAGCCCATCATACCGTTTCCAGAATACTTGTGCCCAACTGCCTTGTGAACTTGAATTTAACTGGATACTACCTCCCCTCCAACAACTTGAGTCCAGCAGCCAAAAACGTTGTCTTTTCAACATTAGTTTGAAAGGCTGGATAGCACAGGGTGGTTATTTGTTCAAGACTGAAGGCATTATCTATTATCTACCACAAGTGGCAGCATTTAAATGGAGGTtgatctaaggccttggctacacttacagctgtacagcgctgtgcagtaaacctgtcttcgtacagctgagtagggaaaagcactgcagtctgtccacactgacagctgccagcacagtggtgtggccacacttgcaacatttgcagctgtgttgggagcagtgcattatgggcagctatcccagcattcatgtggctgcgacgtgcttttcaaaacggggagggggtggattgtgacagggagtgtgggggagagagagtgctttttggagcacgtcagctctctattttgcaagttctgaactcctggccccctgctcattcatttactcactcaaagcaagctgcttTTCTCTGAGGTCTGAgctttgaaactggcacttccgcattcctgcagcctggtcacaacaatggagaggattggccacttgacaaggtgatcagcACAGCCCTGCAAGCAtttacactcacacctgtgagttgtagccactccgctgttattcctctcggaaatgtggagtacctgcagcggtgtacccagggagatacagcactgcacGTGCCCTGCCAGTATGGagggggagtgagttacagcgctgggggaggctttacagcgctgtagggtgaccagccaTCCctattttatcgggactgtcccaatatttccttgtttgtcccacgtcccaaccgatgtgcggtcgggacactagacaaacaaggaaatgctccggagccccAGAAGTGCTCACGTCCATCCcgtctcccccaccaccaccacccgattccgccccctcctcccccattggctccctccccaaatccccgcctcttccccaggcttaccattcctcctccctccacaagctcTGGAGGGAGGCCCCAGAGACACAGGGGGAGCACGGGGCCGgagtgagtaagagtccggcctggccccagtgcaggcaggactcagtcgggcagtAGGTGGGCGGCCCGCGAGGCCAGGCAGGGGCTGTTCTCctccccgggcagcgggactcgggagcagccgctgctgcagctcccactgccgcggggggaggaagcaactgatggccaagctcggcggctacggctgcggctctggcccccgggcctgctgcggggacccagcagcacgcacgctgcgcccagcccctggccactCGCGTCTGGGCTACTGCctagctggtgctatcccgcggcagccccagggcggaggcatcggcagcccagccccgttggttcccctgcgggacccgagtgggacggggggctggagcctgctgcccccactcaggggccgccgcgggatagcaccagctgggcagcagcccagacatgtctggccagtggctgggcgcagcgtgcatgctgctgggtccccgcagcaggcccaggctcggggggttcgggcccgggcgccagagccacagccgctgagcttggccatcgtccgcttcctccccccgcaccagtgggagctgcagcagcggctgctcctgagtcccgctgcccagggggggagaacagccgccgcctggccccacgggctgcccccctcctctccctaccgcctgactgagtcctgcctgctcggggccaggccagactctcactcaccctggccctgcgcttcccctgcgtctcccggccctccctccagcgcttgtggaggaagggttttttgttttgttttttgaccccccccaccccccgtgtcccaatatttgacttgggtgatctggtcaccctacagcgctgtaacttgcaagtgtagccaaggcctaaatcaCAAGCCTGAGCCTTGGCAAGTGAGGGAACAGGATTACAGCAGTAGTCTGAGACTATTGCAATCTGCTTTCCTAGGAAGACAAGCAAGATgcataggggggaaaaaaaaaaagccatgactTCCTAAATTCCTTTTAATTGACTTACCACTTTAAAAACACATTGCTAGCCACGAAGAGGAAAGCCAGCTACAATAGCCAAATCTGCCAAAGTACCTCAGGCCTGAGCTACAGCTAGTTAGGCCTGGGTCTACTACACATTTCTGCCACTGAATTTCAATCATGACCAGCAGCACCACTTCTAACTTATGCTGAATCTTCTGTCTAGACATTAGCCTTGTCATAGTGTGAGATTTGTAGTGTCCCGTAAAGAGTGGTGATAAAGACAtcagttttatttctgaaaataagaTGATTCCTTGCAGTGCCCAATAATTTCATGCACTTCCCAAGTGGTCTCCAATTCTTATTAAACCTACTCTTACGTAAAATGATCAGTTCACAACAAGAAATTTCAGGGGGTTGCTTGTTTTGTTGTCTAGCTGTAGCTTACTAACATTGGGGTTATCAGTGAGGGGACAAGAGACTTGtgttgaaatattaatttttgagACACTGGACTGGTAATCAGTGTCCTACTAGTTAAGACAGCtttagagaaatattttaaactcaCATAGAATTAAAGTAAAGGCAAAGATGTATCTGCTATACCTTCAAAATGGAATTTATTCACCACCATTCAGTCAGAATATTTTTACGTAAGACAACTGAGAAAAGTGAGGCAGCAGAAGCATTGTTTAGATGAACCACCATGCATCAGCCAGCTGCCATTTTTCCTAACAATGGGTGTCTTCCCATATCTGTGAAGCATCCACAACCATCTTCCCAGCTTAAGCagaataaaggattttttttttttccagccacacCATTTGGCCCCTTCATTGCCTACCAAGGAGCTGCTGTGAAGCAGCAAAATCACTTTTCAGATTATTTAACACACAGAATCAAATACCATATATCCAGTTAAGCCAGGTTAACACCAAGTAAGGCACCTACTTGCACTAACATCTTGCACCACAGGAGTTCAACGAATATAGGAGATTATGATGCCCACTTTGCTGATGGGTAAAGTAAGGCTCCAAAAGGTTATGTGGCCAAGCTCACTAAGTACATCAGCAGGCACACTGGTAATAGTAACCAAAAGTCCAGACTCCCACTTCTAACATTCTGAAGAGGTTTCCAAATATTAGCTATAACTGCTTATAAGAATCTGAAAGCATCAACCACAAGTGGTATATGAGTTATTTAGGGTGACCCAAGGAAATATAGTAAGGAGACAAAATTGAGGAAAATTTGATCAGAATACAAGAAAAGGCTCCGTAACAGTGATAGACAAGCCATGGAAAAAATTCTCAAGAGGAGTAGTGGAAGTCTCACTGGGGACTAAACTAATTAAGCATTTGTTCATAGGGAACAACCCCAAGTTAGTGGGGAAAGTTGGACAATATGAATTCATAGATACTTTCCAGCTGCCGTTGCTTATATGATAAATAACATGAATAGCAGTGTTAATTTACTTTAGATAAAGGGAGAATTACCGAAAGAAAGGCAGATACTCACAAATGGCAACAAGCATTTTCTTATAGTCCCAAACTGAGCAAAATAGTCTTTAAGGTCCTCTGTGGGAGAAAAATGTACAGTCACAACGAAGTCCACAACAGTGGGCCTGTGCCTAAGGCCCTACCGCTGTGAGACGTGCCCATCCCTCCATCACACGCACGCCCCTTCAAGGGCAGCACAGGCTGCCCCGCGATACCCACCCCGCTCCACCCACGAGGTTGGCCTCTCTGTGGAGCGGACAATGGCGTGGCGGGGGGGAGCTATGGAGCCGCCCCGGCCGTTGGAGTCCCGGACAGGAGACAGCTACTGCCGGGCGGGGACCGGCTCCTACTCCCCTCTGCGGGCCGGACAAGGGGCTCTGCGGCCCTGGGGATCGGGCCCGCTCCTCACACCGCCCCGTGACTGGAGACCAAGACCCGGACCCGTCCGGGGGGGCCGGCACGGGGAAGGGGCAGCCCCGCCACCCGGACTCACTGGTCGCTAGAGTCCAAGGGACCCGCGCAATATAGATCTCGAACAGTCGCCGGGAGGGAACGCGCGTCACCGCCATCTTGAAAGGAGAAGAGCGAATGCTGACCTCCGACCTCTTCCCGCTCAGCCAATCAGATTCGAGCCGTCCGTCGGCTTTTGCTCCCGCgggtctgggggggaggggagggagaggttgcTATGGCCAAGATGGCGGCGGCGGCCGCGGCCCTGGCGCGGGAGGGTCGGGAAGACGCCTTCCGCCGGCTCTTTCGTTTCTACCGGCGGCGGGACCTGCGGGGCGGGCCTGACTTGCGGGGCGTGATTGATTTCTCCGCTGCGGGGGACCAGGTAactgcggggagtggggagatGCCGGCGTCCGCTGTTCTCCGCTCCTGGTCACCGGCCGCCGCTCTCGCCCtcaagtcccccccaccccctccgttCTCCATTCCGGCTGAGCCGCAGGTCTCCTACTCGGGCATTAAGTGCTCTGGGAGGAACAGGAGCGGCAACTCGGCCCGGGCTATTCACTGCGCTGCCCACTTTTAAGGAAATCGTCAGTTTGGTTCCtctcaaaatcatgagatgagCTCAAAACCGTGAGGTGCTAAAGACGCTGGGGCTTTGTCTTGGCTTCCTGGGTTGTGAGTCCTCATCGCGTTGTCAACTTTTCCCTGCTGCAAGCATGCGGGCTAGGAACCTGTGTGCTCAAGGAAGGTGGAAATTCTCCTGAGGGCCTGAGTGTAGGAGCTGGGCGCTAGGGAAATCGTAGGGTGCCATGTAACTAGCGCTACACTCTGAgaattacttgtggcaccttagagactaacaaatttatttgagcataagctttcgtgggctaaataTATGCTCatatatgttagtctctaaggtgccacaaatactccttgttctttttgctgatacaactaacacagctaccgctCTGAGAATTGGCATCTCTAGAGGTTGGTATGAAAGCCTTTTAGAAGAGCCCATCAGGTTTGCTTACAGAGTATTCAGAGAGGCTGGAGTTTCCTCCTTTCCTTATATATGTATGTTAATATTCCTCTTTCCTTGCTGCAAATACTTGTCTTGAATATTTATAGTATAGACAATGATACCTTTAAAGTGGCTGCCTCCTCCATGTAAACAAGCCAACACTGGCTCCTCACGTTCATACAATCTTTCACTAACAGTAGTTGATCACAATGTCTGTGACTAGCATTTTTCCCATCTGCAACAGCAGATTTATGGGTATTTATTCTTAACATGGCAGTTGTGTTCAGTGTGGTGGGCTGGAACctcatggaaaactttgaaatgCACCCAGCTAGAAATGCTTTTCCATGACCTGTTAATCTCTCTGCATTTCTAAAGCACCATACTAGCTATACCTAATCTGTTAATATGATCGTAttcctcttgttttttttttttaattgtatattaTTAGGACTATTTCAGAAAGGATGCTGTTTCCTTAAGAGTCAATCTATCTGCTGCTTATTTCCTACCTAAACCCTAAATTAGCTGATGTAGAGAAAACACATTAAGAATAGAGGATAACAACTTCAGGGGAGTAATAAACAGAAGAGGCAAATAAGCGCTCTCTCTAAAATAACACGTAGTCCTTTTCAACTATGTAAGAGAAACACGCTGCATATGACCAAGGATCAACAATTTCTATCCACAAACTTGGACAAGTTTGGTGGTCCTCCAATAACATTGTGATGAGCACATTCTGATCGTAGTAGGAGCTAGTAATAACTTCCAAatttaggttgcctaacactttgtACTATAATAAATTCTTgcaaccctttttaaaaaagctttaacacctgctttggaggataggatta harbors:
- the SLIRP gene encoding SRA stem-loop-interacting RNA-binding protein, mitochondrial, translating into MAVTRVPSRRLFEIYIARVPWTLATKDLKDYFAQFGTIRKCLLPFDKETGFHKGFCWVGYSSEEGLRNVLQKESHILEGVKLQVQEHKPRSFGRRYANEGAADMS